One window of the Vannielia litorea genome contains the following:
- a CDS encoding FMN-binding glutamate synthase family protein — protein MDWAGWALEFLAFALLIFIGLAMLLAVVLFVIDKTQTQDAIRRNYPVIGRFRHLFSTLGEFFRQYFFAMDREELPFNRAQRDWVKHAAAGHSNTVAFGSTRNISVVGTPIFVNAAFPPLDDQFASTEPMLIGPHCRTPHTAKSIFNISGMSYGALSKPAVRALSRGAKLADIWMNTGEGGVSPYHFEGGCDLVFQIGTAKYGVRDHDGNLSDEKLGELADHPQVKMIEVKLAQGAKPGKGGILPAAKVTPEIAEIRGIRVGEASISPNRHPEIDDWADLLDYIAHVREVTGKPVGFKTVIGNIEVWRPLFKLIEERGEASAPDFITIDGGEGGTGAAPMPLMDLVGMPIREALPLFNNLRDEFGLKERIRLVASGKMVNPGDVALALALGADFVTSARGFMFSLGCIQALKCNKNTCPTGITTHNPRFQKGLVVEDKDRKVAAYAKSVIKEVETIAHSVGVAEPRLMRRRHVRLVQPDGTSIPFNRILPSFNAPPE, from the coding sequence GACGCCATCCGCCGCAACTATCCGGTAATCGGCCGCTTCCGGCACCTCTTTTCCACCTTGGGCGAGTTCTTCCGGCAGTACTTCTTTGCGATGGACCGCGAGGAGCTGCCGTTCAACCGGGCGCAGCGGGACTGGGTGAAGCACGCGGCTGCGGGCCATTCCAACACCGTCGCCTTTGGCTCCACTCGCAACATCAGCGTTGTGGGCACGCCGATCTTCGTCAACGCCGCCTTCCCGCCCCTCGATGACCAGTTCGCCTCGACCGAGCCGATGCTGATCGGCCCGCACTGCCGCACGCCCCATACGGCGAAGTCGATCTTCAACATCTCTGGCATGTCTTACGGTGCCCTTTCCAAGCCCGCCGTCCGGGCGCTCAGTCGGGGGGCCAAGCTGGCCGACATCTGGATGAATACGGGCGAGGGCGGGGTGAGCCCTTATCACTTCGAAGGCGGGTGCGACCTCGTCTTTCAGATCGGCACCGCCAAATACGGCGTGCGCGACCATGACGGGAACCTCTCGGACGAAAAGCTCGGCGAACTGGCCGACCATCCGCAGGTGAAGATGATTGAGGTGAAGCTGGCGCAAGGGGCAAAGCCGGGGAAGGGGGGCATATTGCCCGCTGCCAAGGTGACGCCCGAGATTGCCGAGATCCGGGGCATCCGCGTGGGCGAGGCTTCGATTTCGCCCAACCGCCACCCCGAGATCGACGACTGGGCCGACCTTCTCGACTATATTGCCCATGTGCGCGAGGTCACCGGCAAGCCCGTGGGCTTCAAGACGGTGATCGGCAACATCGAGGTCTGGCGACCGCTCTTCAAACTAATCGAAGAGCGCGGCGAGGCCTCCGCGCCGGACTTCATTACTATCGACGGCGGGGAAGGGGGCACGGGGGCGGCCCCCATGCCATTGATGGACCTCGTCGGCATGCCGATCCGCGAGGCGCTGCCGCTCTTCAACAACCTGCGCGACGAGTTCGGGCTGAAGGAACGCATCCGCCTCGTGGCCTCCGGCAAGATGGTGAACCCCGGCGACGTGGCCCTCGCGCTGGCGCTGGGCGCCGACTTTGTGACCTCGGCGCGCGGCTTCATGTTCTCGCTTGGCTGCATCCAGGCGCTGAAGTGCAACAAGAACACCTGCCCGACCGGCATCACCACCCACAACCCGCGCTTCCAGAAAGGGCTGGTGGTGGAAGACAAAGACAGGAAGGTGGCCGCCTACGCCAAGTCGGTGATCAAGGAGGTTGAGACGATTGCTCACTCGGTCGGTGTGGCCGAGCCCCGGTTGATGCGGCGGCGGCATGTGCGGCTGGTGCAGCCCGATGGCACCTCGATCCCGTTCAACCGCATCCTGCCCAGCTTCAACGCGCCGCCCGAATGA
- the msrP gene encoding protein-methionine-sulfoxide reductase catalytic subunit MsrP yields the protein MAHRWTNKLTKADVTPEAIWLNRRQIIAGLTAAGMAGALAGRAEAAGDTLEPNSFDDITSYNNYYEFGTGKNDPADNAGALDTSNWSIEIDGMVDRPGTYTLADLIDGLTEEERIYRFRCVEAWSMIVPWNGFELADLLAKAGVQEAARYVAFETVVQPENMPGVRRKVIPFPYVEGLRIDEAMHPLTMMATGIYGKPMPNQNGAPIRLVVPWKYGFKSIKSIVRISLVADEPPTTWNNLNAREYGFYSNVNPQVSHPRWSQASERVIGGGLFAKRQETLMFNGYEEEVAALYDGMDLTKNY from the coding sequence ATGGCCCACCGCTGGACGAACAAACTGACCAAAGCCGATGTGACGCCCGAGGCAATCTGGCTGAACCGGCGCCAGATCATCGCCGGTCTGACGGCGGCGGGCATGGCCGGTGCGCTGGCGGGGCGGGCCGAAGCGGCGGGCGACACGCTTGAGCCGAACAGCTTTGACGACATCACCAGCTACAACAACTACTACGAGTTCGGCACCGGCAAGAACGACCCAGCCGACAATGCGGGCGCACTCGATACTTCCAACTGGTCGATCGAGATTGACGGCATGGTCGACCGCCCCGGCACCTACACGCTTGCCGATCTCATCGATGGTCTGACTGAGGAAGAGCGGATTTATCGCTTCCGCTGTGTCGAGGCCTGGTCGATGATCGTGCCATGGAACGGTTTCGAACTGGCTGACCTGCTGGCCAAAGCCGGTGTTCAGGAGGCCGCGCGTTACGTAGCCTTTGAAACCGTGGTTCAGCCCGAGAACATGCCGGGCGTGCGGCGCAAGGTGATCCCGTTCCCCTATGTCGAGGGGCTGCGGATCGATGAGGCCATGCACCCGCTGACGATGATGGCGACCGGCATCTACGGGAAACCCATGCCCAACCAGAACGGCGCGCCGATCCGGTTGGTGGTGCCGTGGAAGTATGGCTTCAAGTCGATCAAGAGCATCGTGCGCATCAGCCTCGTGGCCGATGAGCCGCCGACGACCTGGAATAACCTGAATGCGCGGGAGTACGGCTTCTATTCCAACGTGAACCCGCAAGTGAGCCATCCGCGCTGGAGCCAGGCTTCGGAGCGGGTGATCGGCGGCGGGCTCTTCGCCAAGCGGCAAGAGACCCTCATGTTCAACGGATACGAGGAAGAGGTGGCCGCGCTCTACGACGGTATGGATCTCACGAAGAACTACTGA
- the msrQ gene encoding protein-methionine-sulfoxide reductase heme-binding subunit MsrQ: MIDALNTSLRKLPAWTLYIVAPLPAAFWLWQGATGASGPEPIKALEHSLGEFALQLLIVGLAVTPLRKWTGLNLLKFRRAIGVVSFFYVLLHFLTWLVLDMSLLWGQILGDIVKRPYITIGFIGFVLLIPLAVTSNNASVRKLGARWRKLHKLVYPAVLLGGLHWVWLAKGWQVEPLLYMGAILAILALRVIPKPRKRALVA; encoded by the coding sequence ATGATCGACGCGCTGAATACCTCGCTCCGGAAGCTGCCTGCATGGACACTCTATATAGTGGCCCCGCTGCCGGCCGCCTTTTGGCTGTGGCAGGGCGCGACTGGCGCGAGCGGGCCGGAGCCGATCAAGGCGCTTGAACACAGCTTGGGCGAGTTCGCACTTCAACTGCTCATCGTCGGCCTGGCCGTCACGCCGCTGCGCAAGTGGACAGGTCTGAACCTGCTGAAGTTCCGCCGGGCGATCGGGGTGGTCTCCTTCTTCTATGTACTGCTCCACTTCCTCACTTGGCTGGTGCTCGACATGTCGCTGCTCTGGGGGCAGATCCTCGGCGACATCGTCAAACGCCCCTACATCACCATCGGCTTCATCGGTTTCGTTCTGCTGATCCCGCTGGCGGTCACTTCCAATAATGCGTCGGTCCGCAAACTCGGCGCGCGGTGGCGGAAGCTGCATAAGCTCGTCTACCCGGCCGTTCTGCTCGGCGGGCTGCACTGGGTGTGGCTTGCGAAGGGCTGGCAGGTAGAGCCGCTCCTCTACATGGGCGCGATTCTGGCGATCTTGGCGCTCCGAGTGATTCCGAAACCCCGGAAAAGAGCGCTCGTCGCCTGA